From the genome of Candidatus Latescibacterota bacterium:
GCTTTACCTGTGACCGTGATGAGGCTATCGGTGGTTGTTCCGGTAATCGCCTCGATCTTCCTCTGGAACGAGACTCCCGGCCTCATGAGGTACGGAGGAATAGTTCTCGGTCTTGCCGCAATCGTCTTCTTCGGCCTGGGCGTAGCGGGCCATGGTAGAAAGAAACAGGCTACCAGAGGGTTCTGGCTGTTGCTCGCGGCCATTTTCATCTCGACCGGACTTGCAAGTATTCTGCTGAAGACTTTCCGGGAGGTCTCGCCCGACTCCCGGCGCCTTGCCTTTACCTGGCTCCTGTTTTCGTCAGCCGGGATACTCACATGGCTTATTATTCTGTCAAAGAGGATCCGTGTCGACTGGAAGACGTTCAGGCTTGGGATGTTCCTGGGGTTGCCGAACCTCTTTTCTACTGTATTTACTCTGAAAGCTCTGGAAAATATCCCCGCTTCGGTTGTGTTTCCATTTATAAATGTGACGGTCATATTCGGTGCTACCCTCCTTGGGCTGTTCGTATGGAAGGAGAAACTGGACCGGCTGTCAATAACCGGGCTTGTATTTGCGGCCGTTTCTCTGGTACTATTGGCCCGTTGAAAATGGGGGTATGTGGAAGATTAGATTCAGCAACCGGGACGATGGGCGTTTGAAATAGATCGATTAGATGACAAGCAATCTTTAATGACGGTGGTGGAAGCGTCCTGAAGTCCTTCCGCTGCTGACTGACGGAGGGGAAAATGCTTGGAGCGATTGTCGGAGACGTCATAGGTGCGCCCTATGAATGGAACAATGTAAAGTGGACAGATTTCGAATTGTTCACACCTCTTACCACTTTTACTGATGATACGATCCTTACTCTTGCCACCGCCAATTCTATCCTGAATGATGTGAGCTATGAATCTTCCTACAGGAAACTCGGGGAGATCCATCCAGGCCGTGGGTATGGAGGACGGTTCCAGCAGTGGCTGAACAATCCATATATGGGGCCGTATAATAGTTGGGGGAATGGATCGGCCATGCGGGTGAGTCCTGTCGGTTGGGCCTTCGATACGGAAACGAAGGTCATGACCGAGGCCCGGCGGTCAGCCGAGGTCACACACGACCATCCCGAGGGGGTGAAGGGGGCTCAGGCCACAGCGCTCGCTGTCTTCATGGCAAGGAGCGGAGCCTCCAAAAGCGATATATGTAAAGAGATGTCAACGACTTTCGGTTACGATATGGATAGAAGCCTGGACGAGATCCGCCCATGCTACGAATTCGACGAGTCATGTCAGGGCACTGTTCCCGAGGCGATGATCGCCTTTCTCGAATCAAAAGACTTCGAGGACGCTATCCGCAAGGCGGTCTCTCTCGGAGGTGACAGCGACACACTTACCTGCATAACCGGCTCTGTAGCACACGCGTTCTACGGGGAGATCCCAAAGGGAATCGCCGGGCAGGTGAAGGACCTGTTATCACGGGAT
Proteins encoded in this window:
- a CDS encoding ADP-ribosylglycohydrolase family protein produces the protein MLGAIVGDVIGAPYEWNNVKWTDFELFTPLTTFTDDTILTLATANSILNDVSYESSYRKLGEIHPGRGYGGRFQQWLNNPYMGPYNSWGNGSAMRVSPVGWAFDTETKVMTEARRSAEVTHDHPEGVKGAQATALAVFMARSGASKSDICKEMSTTFGYDMDRSLDEIRPCYEFDESCQGTVPEAMIAFLESKDFEDAIRKAVSLGGDSDTLTCITGSVAHAFYGEIPKGIAGQVKDLLSRDLVVIMERFCEKFCK
- a CDS encoding EamA family transporter, whose product is MIWLLPAAVCSITIAAILKINEGAGGSRLVMMGSNYIVASLIALLMLRGNPGPFDGITLGLGVLTGADYVISFLVLMAGIGKGPLALPVTVMRLSVVVPVIASIFLWNETPGLMRYGGIVLGLAAIVFFGLGVAGHGRKKQATRGFWLLLAAIFISTGLASILLKTFREVSPDSRRLAFTWLLFSSAGILTWLIILSKRIRVDWKTFRLGMFLGLPNLFSTVFTLKALENIPASVVFPFINVTVIFGATLLGLFVWKEKLDRLSITGLVFAAVSLVLLAR